The nucleotide sequence GGGGGATGATTTTTTAAAAATACAGCAGCAGCAGTTGGCTAATATTACGGAACAACAGGCTGAGGACCATAAGTACGAAACCAAAGAAATCGACACCTCTGAAGACATTAATGTAGATCCGGAAATAAACAGGAACAGAAAAGAAGAAGCGCAGCGGGAAAAAAAGAAAAAGCAGGAAGAACTTCCAGATGAAATGGAAGAAGATATTAATGTAGAGTATGCGCCTTATCAGGATCCGGATGTGGGTAAAGCGCTGGATTGGAGTGGGTAAAATGAAATGTAATGTCGGTATAATACTTCTCTTAAGCTTTTTATTTGCGGCAGACCTTAATTTTTCAGCAAAAGATATAATGATGGGAGATAAAAAAGCCGGTGAAGTGTATTATAACGGACAGGTTATCATGCGCCTGATTTCTAAAGGGGAATATCAGTCCCCCTATGCGCGGGCTCAGATTATTGCCGCCAGGATGAATGAAAATGTAAAAAGTTTGAACGACCTGAAACGCATTACATTTACCTATCCTTTGGATATTTATACTGCGTCTATTGATAGAAAAAAATTGTTTGCGGTTTATGCTGATGAAGTTGCTTTGAATAATTCTACTCCCGAAGGATTGATGAGCGATTGGATGAATAATCTGAAAAAGGCGATGATACCTGAACAGCAAAAAGCCGCGGTTGCCAAAGAAGCAGTTGCCGGGAGTTCGACTGGATTAAAAAAGGTAGAAGTTAAAGATGCTCCTGTCAAGAAAGTTGAGGTTACCAAGGCTAAAGCTCAGGATACAAAAGTCTTGGAAATGAAAGAGCGCAGCGAAGATGCTGTGGAGAATATTTTAAAAGATAACACAACTTCCAATATCACAGGAAATGAGGAAAAAATATCGGTAACCGTTAAGCAGGCGGTTGAACCGGAAGCGGTTGTAAAAGAAAAAAGCGCTTCCAAAAAAGAAAAAAAGAAGTCGCAAAAAAGTAGTAATGGACCTGCTGTAAATTTAGGGATAATGCCCATTGTTTTCTTTCTTATCGATCTGGGGGTCAGTGTATTCCTGTTACTTCTGTATTTTCGCATGAAAAAGCAGATAGGAGATTTCAGTAAAATAGATAATACCGACAAACTGGAAGAACTGGAAAACTCCGTAAGCGTACTGATTAAAGAGTTGCAGGAAACTTCAGACAAAGTGACAGAAAAAACAAAAACAGCAATTAATGAACTGGAAAATAAAATAAAAGAAGTAAAAAGCACACCTGCTCCGGCTACTGCGCCTATTAAACCAGAACCTGTAAAAGTTTCCGAGCCTCCTAAAGTGGAAAAGCCTGCTCCGGCTATGCCAGAAGTTGAAGTAAAAGAAGCTCTGCCTGAACCGCCTAAAGAAGAACCAAAGATAGAAGAACCTAAAAATGAAGAGCCAAAGCAGGAAGCTTCCAAACCTGTTGCTGAGGATAAAACCATAGCCGAACAGCTGGCTGAAGAAATTGAAAAACAAAGTGTTGAAGAAGAACAAAACAAAGAGCCAGAAACCGAGGCCAAAAAAGTAAGTATAGAATTCCCGCCGGACATAGACCCGGATATAAAGGTTGAAATAGAAAATATAGTTGGCAATGAAGCCTTGAGCCGGAATGAAAAAGTGGTGCAACTAGCCTCAATAAATATATTTGAGGATGAGATTGCTAAATATCTGGGATTAGGTGTCGGAGAAGTTCAGCTTATTCTGCAGCTTAATAAATAAATTTATACCGCTACGCTGATCGAGCCGTCGATTCTGGAATCTTTGTGTTTTTCATCCTGGGTCATGTTCATAAGGCCCATATTGTCGTTATTCAGATTGTTTACGTTTATTGAACCGTTAAGCATGCCACCTACCATTTCCTGCATTTTTTTAATACGGTCAGCTTCACTTAATTGCATGCCGCCTTGCATCCCAACCATTTTTTCAAGTTTATCCAATAATTTTTCAGCTTCTCCGGCCATGTTGGAATTGAGTTCCTTCAGCATATCAATCTTTGCCCTTATTTCCGCTATATTACCGCTGGATTTAATCAGGTCTTTAAGCATTTTTAAAACATCTTCAAGAATTTTTTTTGCTTTTTCTTCTTTTTCCTGCAGGATCCTGTCAATTGATCGTGCGCCATCTATTTTCTCAGACATGTTGCCACCTTTCCAAAGGTTAATTTTTCAAAAGGGGAAACATATGAAGCAAGAGGTAGTAGAAGATGCCTCATATTCCCCCCCAATAAAGTTTATCGTAGAAAATGTAGCATAACTTGTATTAATTTTTTCTGATATAATTTAATTATGAATGTTCCTGATATTATATTATTTTTTGTTCTTGGAGCTGTTTTAGGCAGTTTTATCAATATGGCGGTTTATCGTCTTTTACAAAATAAATCGCTTTTTGCCAGCAGGTCTTATTGCGATCACTGCGAACAAAAGCTGGGACTAACTGATTTAATTCCCATTCTTGGATTTGTATTAAATAAGGGGCGTTGTCGTTTCTGCCAAAAAATGCTTTCCTGGTATTATCCCTGGATTGAATTCGGGTTCGGATTACTAACTTTATATATATTCAGTCAGTACCACTTAAGCCTGCTTTTTATTTTATGGCTGATTTTTTTCTTGCTGCTGATTATTATTACGCTCACGGATTTTCTGGCTATGCAGGTCTATAATCAGACTCTGTATCCTTTATTATTAATAGCGCTGCTCCTTTCTTTTATTTCGGGCAATTTTTTTTGGCAAATAATATCCGCGGCAAGTTTAACTCTGATTATTTTTTTAAGCGCGTTTATCCTTGGAAGATTTTTAAAAAAAGAAGCTATGGGTGACGGAGATTATTTTATACTTTTCAGTATGACCTTGCTCTTAAGCCTGGAAAAGACTGTCCTTTTATTATTTTTGTCGTCATTTATCGGCATTCTTCTATCATTGGTTCTGAAAAAGAAAACACTGCCGTTTGTTCCGCTTTTAAGTTGTACTTTTCTAATCCTTTTTATCTGGAGATAATTTTGAAAAAAGCTTTTTCTTTAATCGAGATGATAATCGGCCTTAGCATAATCTGTCTAATTATGACAGTTGGACTTCTGGGTTATAAGGAAATATTATTTTCCATGAGCCTGGACAATGAATCCATACTTTTAAAAAAATATCTGGAACAAAGCCGGGAATTTGCTTACAGCTATAAAACTAAAGTTTATTGGACATTAGAACCTGAAAGCTATGAACTGAAAACAGAAGCGGGTGAGGTGCTAAAAAAACATACCATACCGCGAAGGATAAGCGTTAATGGAAAACCTTTTCATTTTACAGTAAACCTTACACCATCAGAAGGACAAACAATCATCCTGCAACTGGACAAAAAGCAAAAGAAAATTATTATTGATCCGGTTACGGGACGTATAAGGATGATCTGATGGGTAGGCATAAAGGATTTATTCTTTTGGAGTTTTTGTTCTCCTTTTTTGTGCTGGCAACTTTTTTACTTATCTATATCGGAGTGCAGACAAATCTCTCCGGCATGGATAAAGTACTAAAAAAAGAAAAGGAACAACTAACCGGTTTAAGAGTGCGATATTTAAAAGCCATGACTTATCCGCTTAATGAATTGTATAACGATCCTTCTTATTTAATCTGGCAGACACCGAGCGGTCAATATCAGATAACGGTCAGAGATAGTATGCTGGATTCAGGCCTTTTTGTTCAGCGTAGAAATTAGGCGTACAGCCCCATAGACAACGGCATAATCTTTCAGCGCCGATAGCTTGATGGTGGGTTTGGCCAGTGCCCTGGCGTTGGCAACAGGTTTTATTTTTTTCAGCATATAATCACCCACGGATTCCATCACTCCTCCGCCCAGAATAATTGCTTCGGGATCCAGGATGTTTACTACATTACCTGTAACTTCGCCAATATAACCCGAAACTTTTTTCAGGACATTTTTTACTGTTTTGTTGTTTTTACCCAGTTGTTCTTTAAGAAAGGAACTTTTAATTATCGAGTCAAAATGGAAACCATTTTTTTCCAGATAACGCTGTATTCCAAGTTTGGAAGCCAGTGCTTCAAAACAGCCAGTTTCCCCACAATTGCAAAGCGGACCGTTTAGCTTGATTTTCATGTGCCCGATTTCTCCGGCTATATGATGATGGCCATGATAAAGTTTGTTATCCAGAATAATAGCACCACCAATGCCTGTACCGATAAAAATACCTACAACATTGCGGTAGGATGCAGCGGCGCCGGCCCAGTGCTCTCCCAGTAGCCCCATGTTTACATCATTACCAATGGCTACCGGAATTTTAAATTCTTTTTCCAGCAACTGTTTCATGGGGAAATCTTTAAATGGCAGGTTGGGACTGAAAACCACAACACCCGTATCTTTATTAATATTTCCGGGCATGCCGATACCGATACCCCCAATTTTGCGGTCACCCATGAGGTTGCGGCAAACATTTTTTATCTGTTCCAGAATGATTTCCGCACTGTCCTGTCCCTGCGTTTTTTCTTTGAAAGATTGAATGATGGTTTTTTCATCAACCAGACACCCCAGTATTTTTGTTCCGCCGATATCAAGCCCTATATACATTTATTTATCCTTTTCTATATATTTTTTTGTCATACTGAGCCAGACGAAGTAGGACAAAAAATATTAATCACCCTTCGTCAAGCTCAGGGTGACATGCGTTTCACGATTCACTCTTCACTTAAATTATTCCCAGGTAGCGAATTTTTCGCCGATTTGTACTTTCTCGTATTCTATAAAATCGTTTCCTGAAAGTAAATATTTTTTGCCGCAGGTCAGAATTTTCAGGATTACTCCTCCATTGCCCGATTTTATAAGCGGCCCTTCTGCGGAAAAGCTTACTATTGTTCCGGGCTCATCATTGCTTTCATAGTTGGTGGCGCTGCCGTCATATATGGCTAATACTGTGTTTTTGTATTGGGTATATGAACCTGTATAGGGATTTAGTGCTCTTATGTGATTAACAATTTTTTGGCTGGTCCAATCCCAATGAATAAAACAGTCCTGAACCTGTAATTTCGGCGCTTTAGGGAAATTCCCTTGCAGTTGAGGCTGGCGCGGCAATTCTTCGCCGGACTGGATATGTGTTAACAATTTTTCCAGCAGATCAATCGCTACAATTTCCTGCTTGGCTATAACCATCCCACAGGTGTCATCAGGATGGATCGGCACTTTTTCCTGATAAATAATTTCTCCGGAATCAAAATTTTCTGTGATGAAATGTAACGTTACTCCTGTATATTCCTCTCCATTGGCTAT is from Candidatus Margulisiibacteriota bacterium and encodes:
- a CDS encoding prepilin-type N-terminal cleavage/methylation domain-containing protein translates to MKKAFSLIEMIIGLSIICLIMTVGLLGYKEILFSMSLDNESILLKKYLEQSREFAYSYKTKVYWTLEPESYELKTEAGEVLKKHTIPRRISVNGKPFHFTVNLTPSEGQTIILQLDKKQKKIIIDPVTGRIRMI
- a CDS encoding methionyl-tRNA formyltransferase is translated as MKILLFGITQFAVKALKKLILLKQIPDGVVLNQFYSQDIETINLICKDHNIPVYSYEKINNPQFIDLVKHVIKPDLLLVFTFDQKLSPEIYESARYAINMHPSYLPYYRGNNPYFWCIANGEEYTGVTLHFITENFDSGEIIYQEKVPIHPDDTCGMVIAKQEIVAIDLLEKLLTHIQSGEELPRQPQLQGNFPKAPKLQVQDCFIHWDWTSQKIVNHIRALNPYTGSYTQYKNTVLAIYDGSATNYESNDEPGTIVSFSAEGPLIKSGNGGVILKILTCGKKYLLSGNDFIEYEKVQIGEKFATWE
- a CDS encoding ROK family protein codes for the protein MYIGLDIGGTKILGCLVDEKTIIQSFKEKTQGQDSAEIILEQIKNVCRNLMGDRKIGGIGIGMPGNINKDTGVVVFSPNLPFKDFPMKQLLEKEFKIPVAIGNDVNMGLLGEHWAGAAASYRNVVGIFIGTGIGGAIILDNKLYHGHHHIAGEIGHMKIKLNGPLCNCGETGCFEALASKLGIQRYLEKNGFHFDSIIKSSFLKEQLGKNNKTVKNVLKKVSGYIGEVTGNVVNILDPEAIILGGGVMESVGDYMLKKIKPVANARALAKPTIKLSALKDYAVVYGAVRLISTLNKKA
- a CDS encoding prepilin peptidase, producing MNVPDIILFFVLGAVLGSFINMAVYRLLQNKSLFASRSYCDHCEQKLGLTDLIPILGFVLNKGRCRFCQKMLSWYYPWIEFGFGLLTLYIFSQYHLSLLFILWLIFFLLLIIITLTDFLAMQVYNQTLYPLLLIALLLSFISGNFFWQIISAASLTLIIFLSAFILGRFLKKEAMGDGDYFILFSMTLLLSLEKTVLLLFLSSFIGILLSLVLKKKTLPFVPLLSCTFLILFIWR